A portion of the Staphylococcus felis genome contains these proteins:
- the rsmG gene encoding 16S rRNA (guanine(527)-N(7))-methyltransferase RsmG: protein MTVAWLAERLSTHGITLSEQQKKQFETYYEMLVSWNEKINLTSITEEHEVYLKHFYDSITPSFYHDFKAPLSLCDVGAGAGFPSIPLKIVFPNIHITIVDSLNKRIQFLNQLASELELEGVSFVHERAENFGKNQDYRASFDIVTARAVARLAVLSELCIPLVKKNGVFLALKSSKGEEELEEARFGIGIFGGRVSDIYTFELPEDAGERQIIKIEKRSQTPKKYPRKPGTPNKSPLVE from the coding sequence ATGACAGTAGCATGGTTAGCTGAACGACTCAGCACTCACGGTATAACGTTGTCAGAACAACAAAAAAAGCAATTTGAAACATATTATGAAATGCTTGTATCATGGAATGAAAAAATAAACTTAACGAGTATTACTGAAGAACATGAAGTTTATTTAAAGCATTTTTATGATTCGATTACACCGAGCTTTTATCATGATTTCAAAGCACCACTGAGCCTTTGTGATGTCGGAGCTGGTGCAGGGTTTCCGAGTATACCTTTGAAAATTGTGTTTCCCAATATTCATATTACGATAGTTGATTCTTTGAATAAGCGTATTCAGTTTTTAAATCAACTTGCAAGTGAGTTAGAACTTGAAGGTGTTAGTTTTGTGCATGAGCGTGCTGAAAATTTTGGAAAAAATCAAGACTACCGAGCGTCTTTTGATATAGTAACAGCAAGGGCTGTGGCACGATTAGCAGTACTTAGTGAGCTCTGTATCCCACTTGTGAAAAAAAACGGTGTATTTCTAGCGCTTAAGTCTTCAAAAGGCGAAGAAGAATTAGAAGAAGCACGATTTGGTATCGGTATTTTTGGAGGACGTGTGAGCGATATTTACACTTTCGAATTGCCAGAAGATGCAGGTGAACGTCAAATTATTAAAATCGAAAAAAGAAGTCAAACGCCGAAAAAATATCCGAGAAAGCCAGGCACACCCAACAAATCACCACTTGTCGAATAA